One Vicinamibacterales bacterium genomic window, ACCTCGGCGAGAACCTGACCAGCCTCGCGGAAGCCGAGGCCGTCACCGCGCACTACCTGCAGGTGATGGACCGGATCATCGCCGCCGGCCTGAACGTGCAGGTGTCGGTCAAGCTGACCCAGCTCGGCCTCGATCTCGGCCTCGATGCGTGCTATGAGAACCTCGCGGCGCTCGTGACGCGCGCCGAGTCGCGCGGCAACTTCATCTGGATCGACATGGAGAGCACGAAATACGTCGATCCCACGCTCTCCTTGTTCCGTCGCGCACGGCAGCGCTGGTCGCGGGTCGGGATCTGCCTGCAGGCCTATCTGCGGCGGACCGAGGCCGACCTCGACGCGCTTCTTCCGCTGGCGCCCGCCGTCCGACTGGTGAAGGGGGCGTATCGCGAGCCGCCGGACCTGGTGTTCCCCGCCAAGGCCGACGTGGACGAGAACTACTTCCGACTGGCCGATCGCATGCTGCGGCCCGAACTGCCGTCGGGCACCTTCCTCGGCATCGGCACCCACGACGAGCGGCTCGTGCGGCGGCTGCGTGCGGCGATCGAGTCCCGCGGCCTCGCGCCTGCGTCATGCGAGTTCGAGATGTTGTACGGGATCCAGCGGCCCCTGCAGGCGCGGCTCACGCGCGAAGGCGCGCCGCTGCGCGTGCTGATCAGCTACGGCGAATTCTGGTTCCCGTGGTACATGCGCCGGCTGGCCGAGCGACCGGCCAACGTCCTGTTCGTCGCCAAGAGCCTGCTGGCCGGATAGAGCCGGCCGCCTCTTCTGCTATCCTGGTCATTGGGACTACTCACAACCGAACCGCAGCGTGGACCTGCCACCGAGAACGGCGTGCGGGCCTTCACGCGTGCCGAAGCCCCGCGCGAGAGTGTGGCGCAAGCCCGAGCGGCTTGCGCGGAGATATTGCATGCCTAACGTCTGTCTGCTCGTCGTGCTCCTCTTGGCGTCGCCTTCGCTTGTGCTGGCCGCGCCGCGGACCATCACGGTGAGTCCGGGCAAGCCCCTTCGCGCGTCGGTCGGCGGCAGCGGGGCAGTGGCGCGCATCGTCACCCTGACGGTTGGTGACAACATGAAGTTCGACCCGGCGACGATCACCGCAAAGCCCGGAGAGCCGTTGAAGGTGGTGCTGAAGGACGTGGGCCAGATGCCGAAGACCGCGTTGGGGCACAACTTCGTGCTGCTGAAGAAGGGGGCCGATCCGAAAGGGTTCGTCGACAAGTCGGCGGGCGCACGCGGTACGGATTTCATCGCGCCTGCCGTGAAGGATGAGGTGCTGGCGAGCACGAACCTCGTCGGGCCGGGGGAGACCGCGGAGGTGTCGTTCGTGGCGCCGACACGCCCCGGCGAGTACACTTACCTATGCTCGTTCCCAGGTCACTTCGCCATGGGCATGAAGGGAACGCTCACGGTGAAGTGACACTACGGCGCCTTCGGAGCTTCGTGGCCGTCCTGGCGGGGTACATCGTATTCGCCCTTCCGGCGGCCGCGTTGTTTCCGCTGCCTCAGGCCGGCCAGCACGCGTCGCAGCCACGCCCGTTTTCGAGCTTCGACATGGGCTACGGGGCGGTGCTGGCGGTGGCCGCGGGCTACCTGGCGGCACTGCTTGCCGGCCGACGCCCGCTGGCCCATGCGCGCATCGTGAGCATGATCATCGGCGCCGTCGCCCTGGCGTCGCTCGTCATCCGGCTCGGTCACGGATCGGTGTGGACCGAATTGACCGCGATCCTCATCTTTGCGCCGTTGTCGCTGGCTGGAGGCTGGCTGCGCGATCAGCAGGAACAGGCGCGCCGACGGGACACGTAGTGCCCGCGAGGAACCGCCGCACGAGAGGTTCCTGCTGGGCATGCTCGAGCAGGAAGGCATCGTGGCCGTAGTCGCTCGGAAGGCATCGATACTCGACCGGCCGGCCGGTCGCCTCCAGTGCTGCCGCCACGCGCTCGAGTTGATACGGCGGGTACAGCCAGTCGGATGAGAACGCCAGCAGG contains:
- a CDS encoding proline dehydrogenase family protein, with amino-acid sequence MAIMRSVLLAGAESVWLREKAMRYRFVRRSVSRFMPGETMNEALEACDRQQRERGTATILTHLGENLTSLAEAEAVTAHYLQVMDRIIAAGLNVQVSVKLTQLGLDLGLDACYENLAALVTRAESRGNFIWIDMESTKYVDPTLSLFRRARQRWSRVGICLQAYLRRTEADLDALLPLAPAVRLVKGAYREPPDLVFPAKADVDENYFRLADRMLRPELPSGTFLGIGTHDERLVRRLRAAIESRGLAPASCEFEMLYGIQRPLQARLTREGAPLRVLISYGEFWFPWYMRRLAERPANVLFVAKSLLAG
- a CDS encoding plastocyanin/azurin family copper-binding protein, producing the protein MPNVCLLVVLLLASPSLVLAAPRTITVSPGKPLRASVGGSGAVARIVTLTVGDNMKFDPATITAKPGEPLKVVLKDVGQMPKTALGHNFVLLKKGADPKGFVDKSAGARGTDFIAPAVKDEVLASTNLVGPGETAEVSFVAPTRPGEYTYLCSFPGHFAMGMKGTLTVK